A window of the Henckelia pumila isolate YLH828 chromosome 3, ASM3356847v2, whole genome shotgun sequence genome harbors these coding sequences:
- the LOC140889856 gene encoding uncharacterized protein, with amino-acid sequence MHNHVALSLNTNYVPFSSLPNSLQNPRLNPTSAGEGFGYYCHSFLKCKGIGLPVHKWRRPSYFSYGNGSVEDERIIGLGVKEIDVATLGNLCVDIVLNVPKLPPKPLDERKAYMEELSKLPPDKRYWEAGGNCNVAVAAARLGLQVVSIGHVGDEIYGRFLLDVLHDEGITMVGMNEQNDVIDSLHAAYETLQCWVLVDPWQRHGFCSRADFSDEPAFSWMSNLSSGAKKAIRRSKIIFCNGYGFDELSPRLLMSALDYAVEVGTSIFFDPGPRGKSLVVGTPEEQLALDKYLRMSDVLLLTSEEAESLTGSKDPILAGQELLRKGIRTKWVVIKMGSNGSILITTSSISCSPAFKVNVIDTVGCGDSFVAAIAFGYIHKLPLICTLTIANAVGAATAMGCGAGRNVAKTNQVMEILREFNLNEDDQFWDELLEEHSGAEEITLLTKMVVNGSNKWLKRASLQKAVCELLPKLQSSQTKQVGAC; translated from the exons ATGCATAATCACGTCGCCTTGTCTCTTAATACCAATTATGTACCTTTTTCTTCACTCCCAAATTCCCTCCAGAACCCTAGATTAAATCCCACTTCGGCGGGGGAGGGTTTCGGTTATTATTGTCATTCGTTTTTGAAATGCAAGGGAATTGGGTTACCGGTTCACAAATGGCGCCGTCCTAGTTACTTCAGCTACGGAAATGGTTCTGTCGAGGATGAGAGGATTATAGGCCTTGGGGTGAAGGAAATTGATGTGGCTACACTGGGGAATCTATGTGTTGATATTGTGCTCAATGTCCCGAAACTGCCTCCGAAACCATTGGATGAACGTAAAGCTTACATGGAAGAATTATCCAAGTTGCCTCCCGATAAG CGATACTGGGAGGCTGGTGGCAATTGCAATGTGGCTGTGGCTGCAGCTAGATTAGGTCTTCAAGTTGTTTCCATCGGTCATGTTGGTGATGAAATCTATGGCCGTTTCCTCTTAGATGTGCTTCATGATGAAGGAATCACTATGGTTGGTATGAATGAGCAGAATGATGTCATCGATAGTCTACATGCAGCCTACGAGACTCTTCAATGCTGGGTTTTGGTGGACCCCTGGCAGAGGCATGGTTTTTGCAG TCGAGCAGATTTTAGTGACGAGCCTGCATTTAGTTGGATGAGCAATTTGTCCTCTGGAGCAAAGAAGGCGATAAGAAGGTCCAAGATCATTTTCTGCAACggttatgggtttgatgaacttTCCCCTCGACTGCTCATGTCTGCTTTGGATTATGCTGTTGAAGTGGGAACGTCGATCTTTTTTGACCCTGGACCACGAGGAAAGTCCCTGGTTGTCGGAACGCCTGAAGAACAACTGGCCCTtgataagtacttaagaatgagTGATGTTCTTCTATTAACTTCTGAAGAG GCTGAATCATTGACTGGCTCCAAAGACCCAATTTTAGCGGGACAAGAGTTGCTTCGGAAAGGAATTCGCACAAAGTGGGTGGTAATAAAAATGGGCTCGAATGGTTCAATCCTAATCACCACTTCAAGTATATCTTGTTCCCCTGCTTTCAAG GTGAATGTCATTGACACAGTTGGGTGTGGAGACAGTTTCGTGGCCGCAATTGCATTTGGATACATTCACAAATTACCTTTGATATGTACATTGACAATTGCTAATGCGGTGGGCGCTGCAACTGCTATGGGTTGTGGTGCTGGCAGAAACGTCGCAAAAACAAATCAAGTGATGGAAATCTTGAGGGAATTCAACCTCAACGAAGACGACCAATTTTGGGACGAATTGCTTGAGGAACATTCTGGCGCAGAGGAAATAACACTGCTCACGAAAATGGTCGTGAATGGAAGCAACAAATGGCTCAAACGCGCTTCCTTGCAGAAGGCCGTCTGTGAACTCCTACCTAAGCTTCAATCCTCACAGACAAAGCAGGTTGGAGCATGTTGA
- the LOC140891553 gene encoding probable myosin-binding protein 4 yields MAAEVLSVKKRKSPGFMTLLSSAACEWFLMFLLFVDAAFSYLLTKFAHYCELKTPCPLCSRLNLVPWKKKPENYWSLVCRNHREEMSSLVPCSVHNNLADVNGMCEECFLPIIMQQKSNSDTYRLLVGKLWVDVERSILQNLMLNKGTRFGSSGRRTCSCCNKIWRAKSNAERLLGLSPVSTGASKANLKPPLPRVPGRSRFSRRDSMKRLREKFSGPMMQHSALGNSVDTLSHVGYTKLKISSDSESEVVFSEDDEEGNASCRCKIERKPDYNAQSSLKGPPVTQDEKVKPSFLDLPNLLDLSDDKNFSSLSVDTFIEHGLRELNWAEAYNKPSAFVTPELATLDNSSQPLGVGKDSLDVPAETSNASSFLKELNDDESREKGTTSMVKHIEAVAGISSDDAHSSESNKKNMTDVSTHIMENRELSSVQPVEPIKARDSAKSEEEEEEEDTKSLKQDSTSDAGLSSKDGSPRAHNEHTEFRKPEDSSYQANESNQHDYLEGTGGDDIEGKSMLDRLKQQVEQDKVYVNSLYKELEEERNAAAVAANEAMAMITRLQEEKASLRMEALQYLRMMEEQAEYDVEALDRANNVIAEKEKELQDFEAELEFYRNNFGDESLGASKENNPGTSSDSRSYNNIKKSINGTCNPAMDGSASQFVDEKHYILQCLKKLEKKIHQAQNGEEMENEVGNLPRTGEASISRENEDNGSCEQKNVYPSNGNPDRAKENDFVPGKRAKPLETGASAFEKEIAELHQRLDALETDRDFLKHASNLLHNGKDGLNLILEISHQLQELRQVEFNKR; encoded by the exons ATGGCTGCTGAGGTTCTATCTGTGAAAAAGAGGAAATCCCCTGGATTCATGACTCTATTGTCATCCGCAGCTTGTGAATGGTTCTTGATGTTTTTGCTATTCGTGGACGCGGCGTTTTCATATTTGCTCACAAAATTTGCTCATTACTGTGAGCTCAAAACTCCCTGTCCGTTATGCTCGAGGCTCAATCTTGTTCCATGGAAAAAGAAACCAGAAAACTATTGGAGTTTAGTATGCAGAAACCACAGAGAAGAGATGTCATCTCTAGTGCCTTGTTCTGTACACAATAATCTTGCCGATGTTAATGGGATGTGTGAAGAATGTTTTTTGCCAATTATTATGCAGCAAAAATCTAATTCTGATACATATAGGTTGTTGGTTGGTAAGCTGTGGGTTGATGTAGAACGATCCATTCTCCAAAACTTAATGCTGAATAAGGGTACACGATTTGGCTCTTCAGGGCGTAGGACGTGTTCTTGCTGCAACAAGATATGGAGAGCTAAATCTAATGCTGAAAGATTACTCGGGCTTTCTCCAGTTAGTACTGGGGCTTCTAAAGCCAATTTGAAGCCTCCTTTGCCTCGTGtgccaggtcgtagtcgttttaGTCGTAGGGATAGCATGAAGAGGTTAAGAGAGAAATTCTCAGGGCCAATGATGCAACATTCTGCTTTAGGAAATAGTGTCGACACGCTGTCTCACGTGGGCTATACGAAGCTGAAAATCTCCTCTGATTCTGAGTCTGAGGTCGTATTCTCAGAGGATGATGAAGAAGGAAATGCGAGTTGTCGCTGTAAAATTGAAAGGAAACCAGACTATAATGCTCAATCCAGCTTAAAAGGTCCACCTGTAACACAGGATGAGAAAGTGAAACCTTCGTTTCTTGATCTACCAAATCTGCTGGATTTGAGTGATGATAAGAATTTCAGTTCTTTATCAGTAGATACATTCATAGAACACGGTCTCAGAGAGCTTAACTGGGCAGAAGCTTACAATAAACCAAGCGCATTCGTGACACCGGAGCTAGCTACATTAGACAACAGTTCCCAACCACTTGGTGTTGGAAAAGATTCTTTAGATGTGCCTGCAGAGACTTCTAACGCCTCGTCGTTTCTCAAGG AATTAAATGACGACGAAAGCAGGGAAAAAGGGACTACATCTATGGTGAAGCATATAGAAGCTGTTGCAGGAATTTCTTCAGACGATGCTCATTCATCAGAGTCAAATAAAAAGAACATGACCGATGTTTCGACTCACATAATGGAAAATAGAGAGTTATCAAGCGTGCAACCGGTTGAGCCAATCAAAGCCCGTGACTCTGCTAAAagcgaagaagaagaagaagaagaagatacgAAGTCCCTAAAACAAGATTCTACATCTGATGCAGGCTTGTCTTCGAAGGATGGAAGTCCTAGAGCTCATAATGAACACACTGAATTTAGAAAACCCGAGGATTCCTCTTATCAGGCAAATGAGAGCAACCAACATGATTATTTGGAGGGAACCGGTGGTGACGATATTGAAGGTAAAAGTATGCTTGATCGACTAAAACAACAGGTTGAGCAGGATAAAGTCTACGTGAATTCTTTATACAAGGAATTGGAGGAAGAAAGAAACGCTGCTGCGGTTGCAGCAAATGAAGCCATGGCCATGATTACCAGACTACAGGAGGAGAAAGCGTCACTTCGCATGGAGGCGTTGCAATACTTAAGAATGATGGAGGAACAAGCAGAGTATGATGTGGAGGCGCTGGATAGAGCCAACAATGTTATTGCTGAAAAGGAGAAGGAATTGCAGGACTTTGAAGCGGAGTTAGAATTCTACAGAAACAACTTTGGTGATGAATCATTAGGAGCCAGTAAAGAAAATAATCCTGGCACTTCTAGTGATTCGAGAtcttataataatattaaaaagagCATTAATGGAACATGTAACCCAGCCATGGATGGTTCAGCCTCGCAATTTGTGGATGAAAAACACTACATCTTGCAATGTTTGAAGAAGTTGGAGAAAAAGATCCATCAAGCTCAAAATGGTGAAGAGATGGAAAACGAGGTTGGGAATCTTCCTCGTACCGGAGAGGCATCAATAAGTCGAGAAAATGAAGATAATGGTTCATGTGAACAAAAGAACGTGTATCCTTCAAATGGGAATCCAGATCGTGCCAAGGAGAATGATTTTGTTCCAGGGAAAAGAGCGAAACCATTAGAAACCGGCGCCTCCGCTTTTGAGAAGGAAATTGCAGAACTTCACCAGAGGTTGGATGCACTTGAGACTGACCGAGATTTCCTCAAGCATGCATCTAACTTGCTTCATAATGGAAAGGATGGATTGAATCTAATTCTTGAAATATCTCATCAGCTACAAGAGTTGAGACAAGTTGAATTCAATAAAAGATGA
- the LOC140891635 gene encoding iron-sulfur protein required for NADH dehydrogenase, mitochondrial: MSRLPRNLTLGGIRGFAVLGAKGSHLQSLKIEGIKDIIAVASGKGGVGKSTTAVNLAVSLARKCQLKVGLLDADVYGPSIPTMMKLHGKPEVSSDKKMIPIENYGVKCMSMGSLVAEGEAIVWRGPMVMKALEQMTRGVDWGILDILVVDMPPGTGDAQISISQRLQLSGSLIVSTPQDVALIDARRGVRMFSKVNVPILGIVENMSYFRCPNCSEPHYIFGKGGARKTAHEMGLKFLGEIPLEMGIRSGSDEGVPVVISSPDSSTSQAYFDLAHKIVSGLKELTEEPFSRPEINI; the protein is encoded by the exons ATGAGCCGATTACCAAGAAACCTTACT CTCGGGGGCATCAGGGGTTTTGCTGTTCTTGGTGCGAAAGGATCCCATTTACAAAGTCTGAAGATCGAAGGGATTAAAGACATTATTGCTGTCGCTTCTGGCAAAGGCGGCGTTGGAAAGTCCACCACTGCTG TTAATTTGGCGGTTTCGCTTGCACGTAAGTGTCAGCTCAAAGTTGGTTTGCTGGATGCTGATGTGTATGGGCCGTCAATTCCAACAATGATGAAACTCCATGGAAAGCCTGAAGTGAGTTCAG ATAAGAAAATGATCCCAATTGAAAACTACGGGGTCAAGTGCATGTCAATGGGATCTCTTGTGGCCGAAGGGGAGGCAATTGTGTGGAGAGGTCCTATG GTAATGAAAGCACTAGAACAGATGACAAGGGGAGTTGATTGGGGGATCCTCGATATTCTTGTGGTGGACATGCCCCCTGGCACTGGTGATGCCCAGATATCCATCTCCCAGAGATTGCAATTATCAG GATCACTAATTGTTTCAACACCACAAGATGTTGCGTTAATTGATGCTCGAAGAGGTGTCAGAATGTTCTCCAAAGTCAATGTGCCG ATTTTAGGAATCGTTGAGAACATGAGCTACTTTCGATGTCCAAACTGCAGTGAACCTCACTATATTTTTGGCAAGGGCGGGGCTCGAAAAACGGCACATGAAATGGGTTTGAAGTTTCTTGGTGAG ATACCGTTGGAGATGGGAATCAGAAGCGGTTCCGATGAAGGTGTTCCTGTTGTAATATCCAGTCCCGATTCTTCTACATCGCAAGCCTATTTTGACTTGGCTCATAAAATTGTCAGCGGACTGAAAGAACTGACCGAAGAGCCATTCTCGAGGCCGGAAATTAACATATAA